The DNA segment AAGTGCAGAATGCGCAGGTACTCCAGATCCGCCACACGCTCGGCCCGGCCTTCGCGCAGGCGGTCATAGCCACGACGAAAGATCAAGCTCGGAAACAGCTCCTCGCGATAGCGGTAGCGGGCAAACGCTCCGGGCTTCTTGACCAGCGTCCAGATGATGTGGCGGTAGTTGATGCGCCGACCGCCGCGACCCCGGAGACGTTCCAC comes from the bacterium genome and includes:
- a CDS encoding IS21 family transposase, encoding VERLRGRGGRRINYRHIIWTLVKKPGAFARYRYREELFPSLIFRRGYDRLREGRAERVADLEYLRILHLAASTMESEVETALELLLAEAEVPLYDRVRSLLGQAKPEVPEVATPEVDLAIYDSLLEQAAEVAS